The region ACACCCTTCCGGAGAGGAGCGACGTGCGGCTCGATCTCTACGACGTGAACGGACGGCTGGTGCGTGCGCTCGTCCGCGGCGCGCGGGACGCCGGCGATCGGGAAACGGTTTGGGACGGCCGCAACGACCGGGGGGAACCGGTCGCCTCCGGCGTCTACCTCTGCCGCCTGCGGGCGGGCGACCGTGGGGACAGCCGCAAGATCGTGCTTCTCCGGTAACGGAGCGGCGGGTCCGAGATTGATGTCTAAAAGACCGAGGGCCCGGGGGAAAGCGTCCCCGGGCCCTTTTCGTCGCGCGCGCCGGACGCAGCCTCAGCCCCGGGGCGGCGGAACGCCGAGCGCCGGGCCGATGATGAAGTCGCGGATCATGCGGACCGGCGCGAAGTGCATGTCGTTCTCCATGTTTCCGCCGGTGGTCACCACCACCATCCGCAGGTCGGGGATTACGAAGATGAACTGGCTTCCCCAGCCGTTGGCGAAAACGACACGGAGGGTATGGTCGCCGATGGTCCGGTCGGCGATCCACCAGAGGTAGCCGTAGTCCTCCTCGGCGCCGGTCGAGACCCGCCGGCCCGTCGCCTCGTCGATCCACTCCTTCGAGAGAACGCGCCCGTCCCGCCAGACACCGCCGTCCAGCACCAACCGGCCGATCTTCCCCATGTCCCGCGGACGGAGGCGGAGCGTGCCGTCGCAGCGTGGATCCTCGCCGCGCTTCATTTCGGACCAGTCCCACCGTTCGATGCCGAGAGGGGCGAAGAGCACCTCCGCGGCGAAGCGGTCCGCCGGGACGCCCGTGGCGCGCCGGATCACCGTCGCGAGCAGCGCCATGTTCTGGCTGTCGTAAGCCCAGAGAGAGCCCGGTTCGCCAGCCACCGGACGGGAGAGGGGGACCGAGTACATGTCGTCGCTCTCCCGGAAAGCGGCGAGAGAGGATTCGTCCCAACGGAGCCCGGCGCTCATGGTGAGAATATGGCGGAGCCGCACCTTCTCCCATCCCTCCCCGATCGGGCCGGCGAATTTTTCGAAGAAAGAGAGGACCGGCTCGTCCGGACCGGCGATTCGGCCACGGTCGGCGGCGGCGCCGATCAGAAGGGCGGTGACACTTTTCGTCACCGACTGCACGGAGTGGAGTTTTTCCCGGTCGTATCCGTAGAAATAGT is a window of Candidatus Eisenbacteria bacterium DNA encoding:
- a CDS encoding serine hydrolase, which codes for MKTLRHHFHGAVPWAAIALVAVALSVHPVAAEKNGKGGADRAAGVWELVFPDAADGGGDRFLLEFGLDAKGEMTGEVHTYKDGVRRMAEPLDRVRSDGGRFVWRLPSTGVGFEGEWGASGDTVRGALIIKGEKGKGVWMVRLPADAAGGLRPLPKGASWTYRPPEATGDGWEATTLAEAGLDENAYAAGIAALLEGAYGEVHSILVIRDGRLAAEDYFYGYDREKLHSVQSVTKSVTALLIGAAADRGRIAGPDEPVLSFFEKFAGPIGEGWEKVRLRHILTMSAGLRWDESSLAAFRESDDMYSVPLSRPVAGEPGSLWAYDSQNMALLATVIRRATGVPADRFAAEVLFAPLGIERWDWSEMKRGEDPRCDGTLRLRPRDMGKIGRLVLDGGVWRDGRVLSKEWIDEATGRRVSTGAEEDYGYLWWIADRTIGDHTLRVVFANGWGSQFIFVIPDLRMVVVTTGGNMENDMHFAPVRMIRDFIIGPALGVPPPRG